The DNA region GCGCGATGACCACCTGCGCAGCCCCGAGTGGCTCGACGCGGCCCAGTTCGCCGAGATCACCTTCGTGGCCTCGGCCGCCAAGGTGACGAAGCCCACCACCGGCGACGACGTGAAGGAGGCCGAGGTGGAGGTGACCGGCAAGTTCACCCTGCACGGCGTCAGCACCGACATGACCGCCCCCGCCACCCTCAAGTGGAAGGGCGACAAGCTCAAGATCACCACGAAGTTCCAGGTGAAGCTCGACGCCTACAACATCAAGGGCCGCGATGGCGTGGTCGGCAGCAAGGTCGGCACCAACATCGACGTGGACGTCAGCCTCAAGGGCGTCCTGAAGCCCGTGGCCCCGTGAAGGCGGCCGGCATCATCGCCATCGTGCTGGGCCTGGGCGTCGGCGGCGTCTGGCTCGCCTCGGGCATGCACCTGGCGACGCAGACCGAGAAGCTGGTCGAGACCCGCACCACGGACGAGTTCGGCGACGAGGTCGTCGACCGCAAGTGGGAGAAGACCTTCGAGCTGGGGCTCGACTTCGCCGGCCCCGGCGGCGGGGGCCTCGTCGGCCTGGGCGGCGTCCTGCTCTTCCTGGCGCGTCGCCGCCGCAAGGCCGCCTGATCATCCCCCGCCGTTTCGGGCACTTGGCGCCCGACCTGCACCGGTCTCCCCGGAACATCTAGACTCCAGACGTGTCCACCCGGCAGGGCGCCATCGCCGCGGGGCGGTGGAATTTCCCTGATTTCGCAGGCGTTTGAAGAGTCCGAACACCAGGAGGAGCCCCCATGCGACGAGCCGCCACCGAAGAGCTGATCCAGCGTGTCCTGCGCGATGAGTACCTGGCCCTCGGGGTCATCCACTACCAGATGAGCGAGGAGATCGGCCCGACCAGCCAGTGTCGGATGATCATCACCTTGCGCCACCAGAACGGACCTCCGCGAGACGTGGTCATCGAGGGGGAGGGCGTCGGCTTCATCGACGCCGCCTTCCACGGCCTCATGGGCCACTACGCCCGCGAGTTCCGCTCCCTGGAGACCATCCGGTTCACGGGCTTCGAGGTCCATGGCCAGATGCACACCGGCAACCAGCAGGGCCTCGACGCCGAGGGCGAGGTGCGCCTGACCGTCTGCAACAGCGAGGGCAAGGCCTTCCAGTTCAGCCAGAAGGGCCGCAGCACCGTCGCCGTGACGCTGCAGGTGGTCGTGCAGGCGGTGGAGTACTTCGTCAACTCCGAGCGCGCCTTCATCCGCGTGCACCGCGCCCTCGTGGACGCCCGCCAGCGCGACCGCGCCGACCTCATCCAGACCTACACCGCCCAGCTCGCCGAGCTGGTCAACACGACCAGCTACACCGACGTCATCGAGCAGATCCGGCGCGAAGCCCTGTAGCGGCCCGGCGTTGGCCGTGGCCGCCTCCGGCGTGGCATACTCCTGCTCATGAACGAGCGCGCGGGTGGCGGCGGCCGCCGGATTCGCGGCGTCGCCGTGGGCGTCGTCACCAACATCAGCGATCCGCAGCAGTGGGGCCGCGTGAAGGTGCGGCTGCCCTGGCTGGACGGCCCCGACGCGGCCATCGAGTCGCACTGGGCGCGCGTCGCGGGGTGGTACGCCGGCAACTCCCGCGGGACGATGTTCGTGCCCGAGATCGGCGACGAGGTGCTCGTCGCGTTCGAG from bacterium includes:
- a CDS encoding YceI family protein — its product is MRSLIALALFAPAVALAAPQTAELAGEMKFVSDAPLEKIVGTASGAGALTVDLDDMTTLQATITVPVASMKTGNDQRDDHLRSPEWLDAAQFAEITFVASAAKVTKPTTGDDVKEAEVEVTGKFTLHGVSTDMTAPATLKWKGDKLKITTKFQVKLDAYNIKGRDGVVGSKVGTNIDVDVSLKGVLKPVAP